A DNA window from Zingiber officinale cultivar Zhangliang chromosome 3A, Zo_v1.1, whole genome shotgun sequence contains the following coding sequences:
- the LOC122052167 gene encoding protein MODIFIER OF SNC1 11-like, translated as MDLPLSEAAMEDPLAGAAPFATKLAPPAPHQSNVHGNAEEDGKQGRAEGRRAGKLVGVSSGSASVSETSPVTDLERKLRRAERFGVQVVLSEEEKRNSRAERFGIDSNMSGSKIARQAEEQKRKARAERFGLKVDNPVDEAAKKKARLERFAPNSKLTTSEEEKMKARAIRFSQDSSKVNGRLNSDTKVKTVPPT; from the exons ATGGATCTGCCTCTCTCGGAAGCGGCAATGGAGGATCCTCTCGCTGGGGCGGCGCCCTTTGCCACGAAGCTTGCTCCTCCTGCCCCACATCAGTCCAATGTGCATGGGAACGCGGAGGAGGATGGAAAGCAGGGGCGGGCGGAAGGGCGGAGGGCGGGTAAGCTTGTCGGGGTCAGCTCAGGCTCCGCGAGTGTTTCCGAGACAAGCCCTGTCACCGATCTTGAAAGGAAGCTTCGGCGAGCCGAGAGATTTGGGGTGCAGGTGGTGCTTTCCGAAGAGGAGAAGCGAAATTCTCGAGCAGAGAG GTTTGGAATCGATTCAAACATGAGTGGAAGCAAGATTGCGAGACAAGCAGAAGAACAAAAAAGAAAAGCCCGGGCAGAGAG GTTCGGGCTCAAGGTTGATAATCCAGTTGATGAAGCGGCAAAGAAGAAGGCTAGATTGGAACGATTTGCACCAAACTCGAAGCTTACTACTTCAGAGGAGGAAAAAATGAAAGCAAGAGCAATCAG GTTCTCACAAGATTCATCTAAGGTCAATGGCCGGCTCAATTCTGATACG AAGGTGAAAACTGTGCCCCCCACCTGA